A window from Enterocloster bolteae encodes these proteins:
- the purD gene encoding phosphoribosylamine--glycine ligase, translated as MKVLIVGGGGREHAIAWKISQSPKVEKLYCAPGNAGIAKVAECVDIGVMDFEKLVAFAGEQAIDLVVVGPDDPLAAGAVDAFENAGIRVFGPRKNAAILEASKAFSKDLMKKYNIPSAAYETFDSPEAALAYLETAPMPIVLKADGLALGKGVLICSTREEAKEGVKTLMLDKQFGSAGDRIVIEEFMTGREVSVLSFVDGKTIKIMTSAQDHKRAKDGDQGLNTGGMGTFSPSPFYTDEVDAFCRKYVYQPTVDAMKAEGREFKGIIFFGLMLTENGPKVLEYNARFGDPETQVVLPRMKNDIVDVFEACVDGTLDQIELEFEDNAAVCVVLASDGYPEHYDKGYKIDGLDRFDGQDGYYVFHAGSRFDKDGNIVTNGGRVLGVTAKGNTLKEARENAYKATEWVEFGNKYMRHDIGKAIDEVGVVM; from the coding sequence ATGAAAGTATTGATAGTAGGCGGCGGCGGTCGTGAACATGCAATTGCATGGAAGATATCACAGAGCCCGAAGGTGGAGAAGTTATACTGCGCTCCCGGCAATGCGGGCATTGCCAAGGTGGCTGAATGCGTTGATATCGGTGTCATGGACTTTGAGAAGCTGGTCGCATTTGCCGGAGAGCAGGCCATTGATTTAGTGGTCGTAGGACCGGATGACCCGCTGGCAGCCGGTGCTGTGGACGCATTTGAAAATGCGGGCATCCGTGTGTTCGGCCCCAGGAAAAATGCTGCCATACTGGAAGCTTCCAAGGCATTTTCCAAGGATTTGATGAAGAAGTACAACATCCCTTCTGCCGCTTATGAGACCTTTGATTCTCCGGAAGCAGCCCTTGCATACCTGGAGACGGCTCCCATGCCTATCGTGCTGAAAGCAGACGGTCTGGCGCTGGGGAAGGGCGTTCTTATCTGCAGCACCAGGGAGGAGGCAAAGGAAGGCGTCAAGACCCTGATGCTGGATAAACAGTTTGGCTCTGCTGGTGACAGGATTGTGATTGAGGAGTTCATGACAGGACGGGAGGTATCCGTACTCTCCTTTGTGGATGGAAAGACGATTAAAATCATGACTTCAGCCCAGGACCACAAGAGGGCTAAGGATGGGGACCAGGGACTGAACACAGGGGGAATGGGAACATTTTCACCCAGCCCATTCTATACGGATGAGGTGGATGCATTCTGCAGAAAGTATGTGTACCAGCCAACCGTAGACGCCATGAAGGCAGAGGGCAGGGAATTTAAAGGAATCATTTTCTTTGGTCTGATGCTGACGGAAAACGGCCCCAAGGTGCTGGAGTACAATGCCAGGTTTGGAGATCCGGAGACCCAGGTAGTGCTGCCCAGGATGAAGAATGATATTGTGGATGTGTTCGAGGCCTGCGTGGACGGAACCCTGGACCAGATAGAGCTGGAATTTGAGGACAATGCAGCCGTATGTGTGGTTCTGGCATCAGACGGATACCCGGAGCATTATGATAAAGGATATAAGATAGACGGCCTGGACCGGTTTGACGGACAGGACGGGTATTATGTATTCCACGCCGGAAGCAGGTTCGATAAGGACGGGAATATAGTGACCAACGGCGGAAGGGTGCTGGGGGTTACAGCAAAAGGAAATACTCTGAAGGAAGCCAGGGAAAATGCTTATAAGGCAACGGAGTGGGTGGAATTTGGGAATAAGTATATGAGGCATGATATTGGTAAGGCGATTGATGAGGTTGGAGTTGTGATGTAG
- the purN gene encoding phosphoribosylglycinamide formyltransferase, with product MLRVGVLVSGGGTNLQAILDAVDHGDITNAEVSVVISNNPGAYALERARKHGIRAVCISPKQFPTRDAFNQAFLAKIDEYDLDLIVLAGFLVMIPAAMTEKYKGRIINIHPSLIPSFCGVGYYGLKVHEAALARGVKVTGATVHYVDGGMDTGPIILQKAVEVEEGDTPEILQRRVMEQAEWVILPKAINMIANGQ from the coding sequence ATGCTAAGAGTGGGCGTACTGGTATCCGGAGGCGGAACCAATCTTCAGGCAATTTTGGACGCCGTGGATCATGGTGATATTACCAATGCAGAGGTATCTGTGGTCATCAGCAATAATCCGGGAGCCTATGCTCTGGAGAGAGCCAGAAAGCATGGGATCCGGGCTGTCTGCATTTCTCCAAAACAGTTTCCCACCAGGGACGCGTTCAACCAGGCATTTCTTGCCAAAATAGATGAATATGATTTGGATTTGATTGTACTGGCCGGATTCCTGGTGATGATTCCGGCGGCCATGACTGAGAAGTATAAAGGGCGTATCATCAATATCCATCCATCCCTGATTCCCTCTTTCTGCGGTGTGGGTTACTATGGACTTAAGGTTCATGAGGCAGCCCTGGCCAGAGGAGTGAAGGTGACAGGGGCTACGGTCCACTATGTGGACGGGGGCATGGATACCGGCCCCATTATCCTCCAAAAGGCAGTGGAAGTGGAGGAAGGGGATACCCCGGAAATCCTGCAAAGAAGGGTTATGGAGCAGGCAGAGTGGGTAATCCTTCCTAAAGCAATCAACATGATTGCCAATGGGCAGTAA
- the purM gene encoding phosphoribosylformylglycinamidine cyclo-ligase, translating to MMDYKKAGVDIEAGYKSVELMKEYVKGTMRPEVLGGLGGFSGAFSMSAFKGMEEPTLLSGTDGVGTKLKLAFLMDKHDTVGIDCVAMCVNDVACAGGEPLFFLDYIACGKNVPEKIATIVKGVAEGCRQSGSALIGGETAEMPGFYPEDEYDLAGFSVGIVDKKDLITGENLCAGDVLIGMASSGVHSNGFSLVRKVFEKELTKEGLNTYYDELGTTLGEALIAPTRIYVKALRNVKEAGVTVKACSHITGGGFYENIPRMLKDGVKAVIRKDSYPVPPVFKLLAEKGRIEEQMMYNTYNMGLGMIVAVNPADVEKTMEAMKAAGEAPYVVGSIEKGEKGVSLC from the coding sequence ATGATGGATTACAAGAAGGCCGGAGTTGATATTGAGGCAGGCTATAAATCAGTGGAACTGATGAAGGAATATGTAAAGGGAACCATGCGCCCTGAGGTATTAGGCGGCCTGGGCGGATTTTCAGGAGCATTTTCCATGTCCGCGTTCAAAGGGATGGAGGAGCCTACTCTGCTGTCCGGTACGGACGGCGTGGGAACCAAGCTGAAACTGGCATTCCTGATGGATAAGCATGACACGGTGGGAATCGACTGTGTGGCCATGTGTGTCAACGACGTGGCCTGCGCTGGCGGTGAGCCTCTGTTCTTCCTGGATTATATTGCCTGCGGAAAGAATGTTCCGGAGAAAATCGCTACAATTGTAAAAGGCGTGGCTGAGGGATGCAGGCAGTCCGGCTCTGCCCTGATTGGCGGAGAAACAGCAGAGATGCCGGGCTTTTATCCGGAGGATGAGTACGACCTGGCAGGATTCTCAGTTGGTATTGTTGATAAGAAGGACCTGATTACAGGCGAAAACCTGTGTGCAGGAGATGTTCTGATTGGAATGGCCTCTTCCGGTGTACACAGCAATGGTTTTTCACTGGTGCGCAAGGTATTTGAGAAGGAGCTGACAAAGGAAGGCCTGAATACATATTATGATGAGCTGGGGACTACCCTGGGCGAGGCGTTGATTGCCCCCACCAGGATTTATGTGAAGGCCCTGAGAAACGTAAAGGAAGCAGGCGTTACCGTAAAGGCGTGCAGCCACATCACCGGCGGCGGCTTCTATGAGAATATTCCGCGTATGTTAAAAGACGGCGTGAAGGCTGTCATCAGAAAGGACAGCTATCCCGTTCCTCCAGTATTCAAGCTGCTGGCTGAAAAAGGGCGGATTGAAGAGCAGATGATGTATAATACCTATAATATGGGATTGGGTATGATAGTGGCCGTTAATCCTGCTGATGTGGAGAAAACCATGGAAGCCATGAAGGCGGCGGGCGAAGCTCCTTATGTAGTGGGCTCCATTGAAAAAGGAGAGAAGGGTGTATCCTTATGCTAA
- the purE gene encoding 5-(carboxyamino)imidazole ribonucleotide mutase, translating into MAKVGIVMGSDSDMPVMAKAAEILDKLGIDYEMTIISAHREPDVFFDWAKAAEDKGFKVIIAGAGKAAHLPGMCAAIFPMPVIGIPMKTSDLGGVDSLYSIVQMPSGIPVATVAINGGANAGILAAKILATSDAELLAKLKAYSESLKNDVVKKAEKLEQVGYKEYLAQMK; encoded by the coding sequence ATGGCAAAAGTAGGAATTGTAATGGGAAGCGACTCTGATATGCCTGTTATGGCAAAGGCAGCTGAGATTCTGGACAAGCTGGGCATTGATTACGAGATGACAATTATTTCCGCACACAGGGAGCCTGATGTATTCTTTGACTGGGCAAAGGCAGCTGAGGATAAGGGCTTTAAGGTTATCATAGCAGGTGCAGGCAAGGCTGCACATCTTCCCGGTATGTGCGCGGCTATTTTCCCTATGCCGGTCATTGGAATTCCTATGAAGACATCTGACCTGGGCGGTGTGGATTCACTGTATTCCATCGTGCAGATGCCAAGCGGTATCCCGGTGGCAACCGTGGCTATTAACGGCGGTGCCAACGCCGGAATCCTGGCGGCAAAGATACTGGCCACCTCCGATGCGGAGCTGCTTGCAAAGCTGAAAGCGTATTCCGAAAGCCTGAAGAACGATGTGGTGAAAAAGGCTGAGAAGCTGGAGCAGGTGGGCTATAAGGAATATCTTGCACAGATGAAATAA